In Bernardetia litoralis DSM 6794, the genomic window AACCAAATAGAAAATCCGCAAGGATTTTCGTAAGTAGGCTAGAACTAGCAATAAATTATATACGGTGTTGCCCACAGTTATTTATTTTCAATTTGTTTAATTAGTTCTCTAAATTTTGGCCAACCAAAAGAAGGCCAATCCTCAATTATCAAAGTCGAATCACGAGAAATCACATAATTTCCGATTCCACTGTGTGAAATCCGTTGTTCAGTCGTCAGTTTGTATTTTATTAATTCAGATATACTTTCTTGTGCTAAATTTAATTCCGATTCATTTAATATAATCTCTTTTTTCTCAATATTTTTTGGCTCATTTTTTTCAGAATATGGGTCTTTGCAGTCAATAATTATGTTTTTGTAGTCGGCAAATATTTTTCCTTTATGTTCCATTTTGTAAATTCGAATTTCTTTTGTGTCGCCTCCCCATTCTCCGCACTTATTACCGTTTTGTTTTAGTATAAGTTCTTGATAACTATCTATAATTTTTAGAGTTTCACTTTCTGTGGTTCCAAGATTTTTGATTACACTTTCAACTGTTTCCACAACTTCATCAGTTTCGGCTTTTGATTCAGGTTTTTTGTCAGCACAATTGGCTAATAAAATTCCGATTATTAATGTTAGCAAGATTTTTTTCATAATTGTGGGCAACGGTTAGTATAAGAATAGTAAGGGATTAAAAATAACGAAATTTTCGGACTTTCACTTAGCCAAATCTTTGATTTGGTATTTTACCTTTTTACTATTTTAAATGCCAAATCAAAGATTTGGCGGACTTAGTAAAAATACACTTTCCATTTGATTTAACACTAAACCCCGTATTAATTATAGCTTTTGTTGTAGGTAGTTTTCTATCCGATTATTTCTTTATGACGTTTATTTAGGTTTTTCCAATTCATATTTGTTGTCGGTTTTATAAAGTTTTTATATGCAGTCAACATTTGTCTTGAAGCTTCTTTAGGAGTCATTCTTCCAGTAGCTGTTCCTAGTCCGGGACAAAGAACTGTTTCAATTCTAATTTTATTATTCTTATTATAATTAGCAACAGAAGTTAACATAGCAAAAAAAGCATTGTAAACATTGTCAGTTTTTGAAATGTCAGTAGGCACACGCATTGTCGGTGTATGAGCTAAAAAAGGATGAAATTCATTTTCTGTAAATACAATTATAGAAGTTCCTACAGGTTGTTCTCCATAAAACTCCTTTTGAATTCTTTTTTGAACATTATATTGAACTGTCATTCCAAAATAATTTCGGATAGCTAAATCAATACCGCCATCCATTAAACCAAAAGAGTTAGCAGGACTTACCAAACAGTCAAAATCTTTGACATATTCAAACTTTCCATTTATAATTTTGATGTCCGAGAATTCATTAAAAGACTTTTTCCATTCTTCACATAATTTTTCATTAAGGTCAATTAATGTTATTTCAAATAATTTTGGAGATATTGACATTTTTTATTTTTTAAATTACCTACAACACAGATATAAACGCAACTTCTTATCTTAGTTTCAATACCAAAATGGTCACGGTTAATCGTTGTAATTAGAGAAAAAAAGTTGATTTTTGCAATAGAAATCAACTTTTAATTTTAAAAAAAACAGTCTTCTTGTCGTTGTACTTCAGTAATAAGAAAACCCCTAGAGTACGATGGTAGTCGTAACTGATTGTTTGTTAGGTTGTTAAGAGTTTTGTTAAACTTTAGATGTTTTAAAAAACACTTTTTGAAGACTTAGACGATATAATCTTTTTTTAGTCAAAAAATTATTCTTCTTCTGAATCATTTTTATGCTTCAATTTATCAAAGGCATTTTCTCTATCTTTTTGTTTTTTGGCTCTGTTTTCTCTGCTTTCTTTGATAATTGCTTCTTTTGCTTCCTCTGATTTTTGTGCCATTTGGTCTTCTAAAGACTCATAAGCCGTAATAATATGACGAACAAGTTTGTGACGTACTACATCTTTTCCAGAAAGTTCTACTACTGCAACTCCATTAATATTTCTAAGAATTTTTACAGTTTGTGCCAATCCAGAAGAAACATTTCTAGGCAAATCTACTTGTGTCATATCACCTGTAATTATCATCTTTGAATCAATTCCCAAACGAGTAAGAAACATTTTGAGTTGCATCGTGGTTGTATTTTGAGCTTCATCTAAAAGTACAAAAGCACTTGAAAGTGTACGCCCACGCATATAAGCAATTGGTGCAATCTCAATCACATTTGTATCTTGATAAAACTTGAGCTTTTCGGGTGCAATCATATCAGCCAAAGCATCATAAATTGGACGCAAATAAGGGTCAATTTTTTCTTTCATATCCCCTGGTAAAAATCCCAAGCTCTCTCCAGCCTCAACAGCAGGGCGAGTAATAATGATTTTTTTGACCTGCTTATTTTTCAAAGCACGAACAGCCAAAGCCACAGCAATATAGGTTTTTCCTGTTCCTGCAGGCCCAAGTGCAAAGACAACATCATTATTTGCAGCAGCTTCTACAAGCTCCCTTTGATTCGGTGTTTTTGCTCTAATAGGTGTGCCTTGAATGCCATAGACAAGATTTTCGTCTTTTTGGCGTGCTTGTGAAATCATATCGGCATCTTGCTCAATATAACTTCGAACATCTTCAACAGACACCGAACCATATCGATTATAATGCTCTAAAAGTAGATTTATAATTTCATTGATATGTAAAAGTTCGGGGCGATTACCTTGTATGCGAAGTTCGTTTCCACGAGCCACTATCTTACTATTGGGAAAAGAGAGTGAAATTTCTTTGATATTCCTGTTTTCTACGCCCAAAAAATCAACTAAGGAAATATCTTTTAAAGGTATTATTTTTTCTACCAAATTTTAATAAAGTTAGAAAGTCAGAATTTTGAAGTAAAAAGTAAATTATTATTTTAAATAAAATACAATAGTTATTCAAAAGTTTAGACTTATGAAGTTGAAAAAAATCAGAATTAGCACTGCTAATTTTGTAAATTAAATTGTACAAACTAAACAACTCAAATTTAATATATTTAGTTCTAAATTCTAAATTTGTTTTGCTATTCAAGTCTAACTTCTTTATTTATTCATAAACTCCTACTCTCATTGCATCTGTATAAATAATATTACTTTCATTTAGATTTCTATCAGCAATACTTATTTTATATCTCAAAATATCATCTTTCTGAACAGGTGAAAAACTTGTTGCAAACAAGATAAGAGAATATCTAAGGTCACCTTCCAAAGCTGTTTCTTTATCTAAAGTATTCAAAACAGGAAAACGAGAATCAAGATTGAAGTTTTCAGAGGCAAAAGTAACAGGTTCGAATTCTCCATCTTCATTAAGGCGTTCTACTTCTGCAAAAAAGTTATTTCTAAATCGGTTTACTGTTCCATCTGAGTTTCTTTCAGAAAAAGGAGCTAATGTATCTGTTGAAGTCAATCCTAAATCTCCATCTCCATCTTTAAAAAATAATGTAATTACGATAGAATCTGTATCTGCTCTCGCTTTGCTTTCTATATTTTGAAGACTTACAAATTCAATTTGAGGTGTGTCTGGATAATTAGGTTCTGAAAAACAACCTGTTAGAAAAAATAATCCTACAAGAATAAATAGGGTATAAGCAAAAATTGAAAATTTGGATTTCTTCATATATATAATTGTCTATAAAATTTTTAGTTAAAAAAATGATTCTTTCGTCATGTTTTTCACATTCTAAAGAATGTGTTATAAAAATACAGACGAAAGAATCAAAACTTGTGTTGCACTAGAATTGTTAAGACAAATTTTTAAAAATTTGAATAAAAACTTATACTTTTGTCGAATTATCAGCAGCTTTTTTATCCAAAATTTCTTTGAAGAATTTATAAGTACGTTTCAAACCTTCTTCACGGTCAATTTTTGGAGTCCAGCCTAAAATAGTTTTTGCCTTTGTAATATCTGGACAACGTTGTTTTGGGTCATCTACTGGAAGGTCGTGATAAACTACTTTTTGAGAAGTACCTGTAAGTTTAATGATTTCTTCTGCAAAATCAGACATCGATATTTCACTAGGGTTTCCAATATTCATTGGCAAGTGATAATCACTCAAGAGAAGTTGATAAATTCCTTCTACCAAATCATCTACATAACAAAAAGAACGAGTTTGAGAACCATCGCCAAAAATAGTCAAATCTTCTCCTTCAATCGCTTGACGCATAAAAGTAGGCAAAACACGTCCATCATCCAATCGCATACGAGGTCCATAGGTATTGAAGATACGAATCATACGAGTTTCTACTGCGTGTGCATTGTGATATGCCATTGTGATTGATTCCAAAAAGCGTTTTGCTTCATCATAAACACCACGAGGACCAACCGAATTTACATGTCCCCAATATTCTTCTGTTTGAGGATGTACTTCTGGGTCTCCATAAATTTCAGAAGTAGAAGCAACCAAAATTCTAGCTTTTTTTGCTT contains:
- a CDS encoding macro domain-containing protein yields the protein MSISPKLFEITLIDLNEKLCEEWKKSFNEFSDIKIINGKFEYVKDFDCLVSPANSFGLMDGGIDLAIRNYFGMTVQYNVQKRIQKEFYGEQPVGTSIIVFTENEFHPFLAHTPTMRVPTDISKTDNVYNAFFAMLTSVANYNKNNKIRIETVLCPGLGTATGRMTPKEASRQMLTAYKNFIKPTTNMNWKNLNKRHKEIIG
- a CDS encoding PhoH family protein; protein product: MVEKIIPLKDISLVDFLGVENRNIKEISLSFPNSKIVARGNELRIQGNRPELLHINEIINLLLEHYNRYGSVSVEDVRSYIEQDADMISQARQKDENLVYGIQGTPIRAKTPNQRELVEAAANNDVVFALGPAGTGKTYIAVALAVRALKNKQVKKIIITRPAVEAGESLGFLPGDMKEKIDPYLRPIYDALADMIAPEKLKFYQDTNVIEIAPIAYMRGRTLSSAFVLLDEAQNTTTMQLKMFLTRLGIDSKMIITGDMTQVDLPRNVSSGLAQTVKILRNINGVAVVELSGKDVVRHKLVRHIITAYESLEDQMAQKSEEAKEAIIKESRENRAKKQKDRENAFDKLKHKNDSEEE
- a CDS encoding UDP-glucuronic acid decarboxylase family protein, which encodes MKKILIAGAAGFLGSHLCDRFIAEGYYVIGMDNLLTGNIKNIEHLFELPNFKFYHHDITTFVHVPDDLDYILHFASPASPIDYLKMPIQTLKVGALGTHNLLGLAKAKKARILVASTSEIYGDPEVHPQTEEYWGHVNSVGPRGVYDEAKRFLESITMAYHNAHAVETRMIRIFNTYGPRMRLDDGRVLPTFMRQAIEGEDLTIFGDGSQTRSFCYVDDLVEGIYQLLLSDYHLPMNIGNPSEISMSDFAEEIIKLTGTSQKVVYHDLPVDDPKQRCPDITKAKTILGWTPKIDREEGLKRTYKFFKEILDKKAADNSTKV